One Chromatiaceae bacterium genomic region harbors:
- the hrpB gene encoding ATP-dependent helicase HrpB — protein MIPAPAVNLPIAAALDELTAAFRTGHALLQAPTGSGKSTQVPLALLDQDWLAGQRILMLEPRRPAARLTAAHMAALLGEKPGETVGYQVRFERRIGPRTRIEVLTEGILTRRLQSDPALEGVGLVIFDELHELNLPSALGMALTLDVVANLRPDLRILAMSATLDAGPLADLLGGAPLIQAGGRPYPVEIHYAERDPGRDGLPTLVATIRQALADHSGDLLAFLPGAGEIERVRERLAGLTEAGIQILPLHGTLPVAAQDLALGPGHGRRRLVLATDLAETSVTIPGIGVVVDSGLTRKPHFEPGSGLTRLVTEAIPRASADQRAGRAGRLGPGVCYRLWTRAQEASRPEHRTPEILQADLAPLALELALWGVSDPAELQWLQAPPRPAWEQGVALLVRLGALDAAGHITRLGRAMAGLPVHPRLAALLTGAPTDLAGEAADLCALLSERDPWLRRPGEPGSADLGPRLLALEAFRNRRSPGDMDGRRLAALDRAANQLRRLVKDAEPGEPRGITSSGGLLALAYPDRIAQRRGGCDGRYLLAQGSGAVLPPGDPLASHPYLVAAGLDAAGRDGRIQLALPITETEIQALFADRIQRERVLTWDPGREAASAQEVTRLGAITLAAQPAPLLPSDPVADLLLARIRRDPGLALEWSDAARQFQARVLLMHTLEPDAGWPDLTPAQLEQSLETWLGPWLAGKSRLDEVQALDLAALLAAQLNWEQRQRLEQDAPASLLTPAGTRRPIDYLAGAIPILAVPLQEMLGARETPSIARGQVPLLMQLLSPARRPIQLTRDLPGFWVGSYVQVRKEMRGRYPKHHWPEDPANAAPMARSIKSRGV, from the coding sequence GTGATCCCAGCCCCGGCCGTGAACCTGCCCATCGCGGCGGCGCTGGATGAACTCACCGCCGCCTTCAGGACCGGACATGCCCTGCTCCAGGCCCCCACCGGCTCGGGCAAATCCACCCAGGTCCCCCTGGCCCTGCTCGACCAGGACTGGCTGGCGGGCCAGCGCATCCTGATGTTGGAACCCCGTCGTCCCGCCGCCCGCCTCACCGCCGCGCACATGGCGGCCCTGCTGGGCGAAAAGCCGGGCGAGACGGTGGGCTATCAGGTCCGCTTCGAGCGCCGGATCGGACCGCGCACCCGCATCGAGGTGCTGACCGAGGGCATCCTGACCCGCCGCCTCCAGTCGGACCCGGCCCTAGAGGGCGTGGGGCTGGTCATCTTCGACGAACTCCACGAGCTGAATTTGCCCTCGGCGCTGGGCATGGCTCTGACCCTGGATGTGGTCGCTAACCTGCGCCCGGACCTGCGCATCCTGGCCATGTCCGCCACCCTGGATGCCGGGCCCCTGGCGGACCTGCTCGGTGGCGCGCCCCTGATCCAGGCTGGCGGCCGGCCCTATCCGGTCGAGATCCACTACGCCGAACGGGACCCTGGACGCGATGGGCTACCGACCCTCGTCGCTACCATCCGCCAGGCCCTGGCGGACCACTCTGGCGACCTCCTCGCCTTCCTGCCCGGCGCGGGGGAGATCGAACGCGTCCGCGAGCGGCTCGCCGGCCTGACCGAAGCGGGCATCCAGATCCTGCCCCTGCATGGCACCCTGCCCGTCGCGGCCCAGGACCTGGCCCTGGGGCCGGGGCATGGCCGGCGGCGCCTGGTGTTGGCCACGGATCTGGCCGAGACCAGCGTTACCATTCCCGGCATTGGCGTGGTGGTGGACAGCGGTCTGACCCGCAAACCACATTTCGAGCCGGGATCGGGTTTGACCCGGCTGGTGACGGAAGCCATCCCTCGCGCCTCGGCGGATCAGCGGGCCGGGCGCGCCGGGCGACTGGGCCCCGGCGTCTGTTACCGGCTCTGGACCCGGGCCCAGGAGGCCAGCCGCCCCGAACACCGCACACCCGAGATCCTGCAAGCCGATCTGGCCCCCCTGGCCCTGGAACTGGCTCTCTGGGGGGTGAGCGATCCGGCGGAACTCCAGTGGCTCCAGGCCCCACCGCGCCCGGCCTGGGAGCAGGGAGTCGCCCTGCTCGTCCGGCTGGGGGCCCTGGATGCCGCTGGCCACATCACCCGGCTTGGCCGTGCCATGGCGGGCCTGCCCGTCCATCCGCGCCTGGCCGCCCTGCTCACGGGGGCGCCAACCGACCTGGCCGGGGAGGCCGCGGACCTCTGTGCCCTCCTCTCGGAACGCGACCCCTGGCTACGCCGGCCCGGCGAGCCCGGCTCGGCGGACCTGGGGCCACGTCTCCTTGCCCTGGAGGCCTTCCGAAACCGCCGGAGCCCTGGCGACATGGACGGCCGCCGACTCGCCGCCCTCGACCGCGCCGCTAACCAACTGCGCCGACTGGTCAAGGACGCGGAGCCAGGGGAGCCGCGTGGCATTACCAGCAGCGGCGGCCTGCTCGCCCTGGCCTATCCGGACCGGATCGCCCAGCGGCGCGGCGGATGCGATGGCCGCTACCTCCTGGCCCAGGGCTCCGGCGCCGTGCTGCCGCCGGGTGATCCCCTGGCCAGTCACCCCTATCTGGTGGCCGCCGGCCTGGATGCCGCCGGGCGCGACGGCCGCATCCAACTCGCCCTGCCCATCACCGAAACGGAGATCCAGGCCCTGTTCGCGGATCGGATCCAGCGCGAGCGGGTCCTGACCTGGGACCCGGGCCGAGAGGCCGCCAGCGCCCAGGAGGTCACGCGACTAGGCGCCATCACCCTGGCCGCCCAGCCGGCGCCCCTCCTGCCCAGTGACCCCGTCGCCGACCTGCTGCTGGCACGCATCCGGCGCGACCCCGGCCTGGCCCTGGAATGGAGCGACGCCGCCCGCCAGTTCCAGGCCCGTGTCCTCCTGATGCACACCCTGGAACCCGATGCCGGCTGGCCGGACCTGACGCCCGCCCAACTTGAGCAGAGTCTGGAAACCTGGCTCGGCCCCTGGCTGGCCGGCAAGAGCCGCCTCGACGAGGTCCAAGCCCTCGACCTGGCCGCCCTCCTCGCCGCCCAACTCAACTGGGAGCAACGCCAGCGCCTGGAACAGGATGCCCCGGCCAGCCTCCTCACCCCCGCCGGCACCCGCCGGCCCATCGATTACCTGGCCGGCGCCATCCCCATCCTCGCCGTGCCCCTGCAAGAGATGCTGGGGGCTCGCGAGACCCCGAGCATAGCCCGTGGCCAGGTCCCCCTCCTGATGCAGCTTCTCAGCCCGGCGCGCCGTCCCATCCAGCTCACCCGGGATCTCCCGGGATTCTGGGTCGGCAGTTATGTCCAGGTGCGCAAGGAAATGCGCGGCCGCTACCCCAAGCACCATTGGCCTGAGGACCCCGCCAACGCGGCGCCCATGGCTCGGAGCATCAAATCAAGAGGGGTGTGA
- a CDS encoding cobalamin biosynthesis protein CbiX produces MREIILLDNGSRRPQSTLALRELAGRLRGLLLQPVQPLSLAHSDLISADKLDGQPATTLEPWLVDRLHRGARRFLIIPLFFGPSGALTEAIPALAARLSADIGPLDIRLAAPLCPLPQGEPRLTAILLDRIATAARETQLQPRRLVLVDHGSPRPEVNAARRWVATDLRARLAASIQVEEAAMERRAGPQYDFNGELLLEVLRRLARADSQSPVFVAPLFLFAGRHAGPGGDLDEIAAAVKAEHPDLRIALTGLVGDHPALLDILESRFLEAKEDAGE; encoded by the coding sequence GTGCGCGAGATCATCCTCCTCGACAATGGCTCGCGACGTCCCCAATCCACCCTGGCCCTGCGGGAGTTGGCAGGGCGCTTGAGGGGACTCCTCCTCCAGCCCGTCCAGCCCTTATCCTTGGCCCATTCCGACCTCATTAGCGCCGATAAACTCGATGGGCAACCGGCCACCACCCTGGAACCCTGGCTGGTTGACCGTTTACACCGGGGTGCCCGGCGCTTTCTGATCATCCCCCTCTTCTTCGGCCCCAGCGGGGCCCTGACCGAGGCCATCCCGGCCCTGGCGGCCAGGCTGAGCGCGGACATCGGTCCGCTGGATATCCGGCTGGCCGCCCCCCTCTGCCCCCTGCCCCAGGGGGAGCCGCGCCTCACCGCCATCCTCCTGGACCGCATCGCGACCGCCGCCCGGGAGACCCAGCTCCAGCCCCGACGCCTGGTCCTGGTGGATCATGGTTCCCCCCGCCCCGAGGTCAACGCCGCCCGGCGCTGGGTAGCGACGGACCTGCGCGCCCGTCTGGCGGCCAGTATTCAGGTCGAGGAGGCCGCCATGGAGCGTCGCGCCGGCCCCCAATACGACTTCAATGGCGAACTCCTGCTGGAGGTTCTGCGCCGCCTGGCGCGCGCGGACAGCCAGAGCCCGGTCTTCGTCGCCCCCCTGTTCCTGTTCGCCGGCCGTCATGCTGGCCCCGGCGGGGATCTGGACGAGATCGCGGCCGCCGTCAAGGCCGAACACCCCGACCTGCGCATCGCCCTGACGGGGCTGGTGGGCGACCATCCGGCCCTCCTCGACATTCTGGAGTCGCGCTTCCTTGAGGCCAAAGAGGACGCCGGGGAGTGA
- a CDS encoding OmpA family protein, with protein sequence MTEPKIASPLRTWTWLLAILVLGLGALLVWHYQYAQKQLQGHQAVIAEKGQALTAAEAEIAGLKSKLTALGGDLYLATKAQQDLKAQVQAKQAEHEAALVTLRDAAKAAESTLEQRLQGAGDEITALKADIAQLNQAATDAAATHEAHVLQITADLSAEAMKYRTLLVGSDPEKAALVANWEHRVQALHAELLKTRQALEAERANLATLDKDLTQAKQANEALKQNLSAATLKLQAADTALTQEHDALTDLRTQGEAAVAAAEKKARELADRLDTAILAHTSDKGEAEALIAQLKQEIDAGGAALSSLRGEHENLQGTLATTQQAHAGAQSELDRLSQEAAEAQGALSRELAASKDKIAALSTELDKLRQQGEADQVRAKSDLDALRQQSAADLARAKAEVDALRQQAEADLNRAKTGAEAALKHQREALTRLSGLGGRTTQEGILFTLKETETRFLTGKGTLPAGPIPSLDQLAAVLVEFPELKVRIEGYTDSSGRDETNLALSQQRADAIMAALVERGVAAERLTAQGNGETKPIATNDTPAGRSQNRRVEIYVSEP encoded by the coding sequence ATGACCGAACCCAAGATTGCATCTCCCTTACGCACCTGGACCTGGCTTCTGGCCATCCTCGTCCTTGGCCTGGGCGCGCTCCTGGTCTGGCACTACCAGTACGCCCAAAAGCAGTTGCAAGGCCACCAGGCCGTAATCGCCGAGAAGGGCCAGGCCCTGACGGCCGCCGAAGCGGAGATAGCCGGTCTCAAAAGCAAGCTAACCGCCCTCGGGGGTGATCTGTACCTCGCCACCAAGGCCCAGCAAGACCTCAAGGCCCAGGTTCAGGCCAAGCAGGCGGAGCATGAGGCCGCCCTCGTCACCCTGCGTGACGCGGCCAAGGCCGCCGAGAGCACCCTGGAGCAACGCCTCCAGGGGGCGGGTGATGAAATTACCGCCCTGAAGGCCGACATCGCCCAGCTCAACCAGGCCGCCACCGATGCCGCCGCCACCCACGAGGCCCATGTCCTGCAAATCACCGCCGACCTGTCGGCCGAGGCGATGAAATACCGCACCCTCCTGGTCGGCAGTGACCCGGAAAAGGCGGCCCTAGTGGCCAACTGGGAGCATCGCGTCCAGGCCCTGCACGCCGAACTGCTCAAGACTCGCCAGGCCCTGGAGGCCGAGCGGGCGAACCTGGCCACCCTGGACAAGGATCTGACCCAGGCCAAGCAAGCGAACGAGGCGCTCAAGCAAAACCTGAGCGCGGCGACCTTGAAACTCCAGGCCGCCGATACCGCCCTGACCCAGGAGCACGATGCCCTGACGGACCTGCGCACCCAGGGCGAAGCGGCGGTCGCCGCAGCGGAGAAAAAGGCGCGGGAACTCGCTGACCGTCTGGATACCGCCATCCTGGCCCACACCTCGGATAAAGGCGAGGCCGAGGCCCTGATTGCCCAGCTCAAGCAGGAGATCGATGCCGGCGGCGCCGCCCTGTCCAGCCTCCGCGGCGAGCACGAAAACCTCCAGGGCACCCTCGCCACGACCCAGCAGGCCCATGCCGGTGCCCAATCCGAACTCGATCGCTTGAGCCAGGAGGCCGCCGAGGCCCAGGGCGCCCTGTCGCGGGAGCTGGCGGCGAGCAAGGATAAGATCGCTGCCCTGAGCACGGAACTGGATAAACTCCGCCAACAAGGCGAGGCCGATCAAGTCCGCGCCAAGTCCGATTTGGACGCCCTGCGGCAGCAATCGGCGGCCGATCTGGCCCGGGCTAAGGCTGAAGTGGACGCCCTGCGTCAACAGGCGGAAGCCGATCTGAACCGTGCGAAGACGGGGGCCGAGGCGGCCCTCAAGCATCAGCGGGAGGCCTTGACCCGCCTGAGCGGCCTGGGCGGCCGCACCACCCAGGAAGGCATCCTCTTCACCTTGAAGGAAACCGAGACGCGATTCCTCACGGGCAAGGGCACCCTCCCCGCCGGCCCGATCCCCAGTCTCGACCAGCTCGCCGCCGTCCTGGTCGAGTTCCCGGAACTCAAGGTCCGGATCGAGGGCTATACGGATAGCTCGGGGCGTGACGAGACAAACCTCGCCCTGTCACAGCAGCGCGCGGATGCCATCATGGCGGCCCTGGTCGAACGGGGCGTCGCCGCCGAGCGTCTGACCGCCCAAGGTAATGGCGAGACCAAGCCCATCGCCACCAACGACACCCCGGCTGGCCGGAGCCAAAATCGGCGTGTCGAAATCTACGTTAGCGAACCCTGA
- a CDS encoding polyamine ABC transporter substrate-binding protein: MRQFLKKIAWIPLLAPLAAGAADETVHIYNWNDYFAEDTLAGFQARTGTRAVLDLYDSNEILDAKLLAGSSGYDLVFPTARPFAARQIKAGIYQPLDKSQLPGLKNLDPEIYSSLKDIDPDNKYLVPYMWGTTGLGINVDKVKAALGEEPVASWALVFDPEKAKKLASCGLTLFDDPTEVLAAALLYLGKDPNSRDKKDLKAVQDLIKAVHPYIRYFHTSQVISDLANGDICIAQGYSGDVLQARDKAREAANGVKVAYLVPKEGAVLWVDVMAIPKDAPNPAQGLAFIEYLLDPKVIANASNFVNYANPNLAATEFLDEAVRQDPGIYPSKETRARFITLKEPSDKEMRELNRIWTRLKANR; encoded by the coding sequence ATGCGCCAGTTCCTCAAGAAAATTGCCTGGATTCCCCTGCTCGCCCCTCTGGCGGCAGGCGCGGCGGACGAAACCGTTCACATCTATAACTGGAACGATTACTTCGCGGAAGACACCCTGGCAGGCTTCCAGGCGCGCACGGGCACGCGGGCGGTGCTGGACCTCTATGACAGCAACGAGATCCTGGACGCCAAGCTGCTCGCGGGTTCCAGCGGCTATGACCTCGTCTTCCCCACGGCCCGCCCCTTCGCGGCGCGCCAGATCAAGGCCGGTATCTATCAGCCCCTGGACAAGTCCCAGCTGCCCGGCCTGAAAAACCTGGACCCCGAGATCTACAGCTCTCTCAAGGACATAGACCCCGACAATAAATACCTGGTGCCCTACATGTGGGGCACTACGGGGTTGGGCATCAACGTCGATAAGGTCAAGGCGGCCCTGGGCGAGGAGCCGGTGGCGAGCTGGGCCCTGGTCTTCGACCCGGAAAAGGCCAAGAAGCTGGCCAGTTGCGGTCTGACCCTTTTTGATGACCCGACGGAGGTCCTCGCCGCCGCCCTTCTCTATCTGGGCAAGGACCCCAACAGCCGTGACAAGAAGGACCTGAAGGCGGTCCAGGACCTCATCAAGGCCGTGCATCCCTACATCCGCTATTTCCATACCTCCCAGGTCATCAGCGATCTGGCCAACGGCGACATCTGTATCGCCCAAGGTTATTCCGGAGATGTGCTCCAGGCTCGAGACAAGGCTAGGGAGGCGGCAAATGGTGTCAAGGTGGCCTACCTGGTGCCCAAGGAAGGTGCCGTCCTGTGGGTGGATGTCATGGCCATCCCCAAGGATGCCCCCAATCCTGCCCAAGGCCTGGCCTTTATCGAATATCTCCTGGACCCCAAGGTGATTGCCAACGCCTCCAACTTTGTCAACTACGCCAATCCGAACCTGGCGGCGACGGAGTTTCTGGACGAGGCCGTGCGCCAGGATCCCGGCATCTATCCCTCCAAGGAGACCCGCGCCCGCTTCATTACCCTCAAGGAACCCAGCGACAAGGAGATGCGCGAACTCAACCGCATCTGGACCCGGCTCAAGGCCAATCGCTGA
- the potA gene encoding polyamine ABC transporter ATP-binding protein: protein MARPEDREPGALEVWQDPKARPYVRIEGVSRLFGEVHALNGVSLDIYQGEFFSLLGGSGCGKSTLLRLLAGLDSPTRGRIWIDGVDVTDIPAYRRPVNMMFQSYALFPHMNVEANIEFGLRQEKMPRAERAERIGEMLDLLHIGDLRKRRPDQLSGGQRQRVALARSLAKHPKLLLLDEPLGALDKKLRVHTQFELVKLQERIGITFVTVTHDQEEAMTMSSRIAVMDAGQIVQIDTPTGIYEFPNSRLVASFIGSVNLFEGKVTARGGDEVLVAGEGGLLMRVHCRQPLALGTPVAVAVRPEKMRLCEDCPSPGENCVTGQVQDIAYLGDVSIFHVRVSPERVATMTLANIHPRTEQKLTWGQEVTMAWSPVCGVVLTD from the coding sequence GTGGCTAGGCCAGAAGATCGGGAACCCGGTGCCCTGGAGGTGTGGCAAGACCCTAAAGCCAGGCCCTATGTGCGTATTGAGGGCGTGAGTCGTCTCTTTGGCGAGGTTCATGCCCTCAACGGCGTCAGCTTGGATATCTATCAGGGTGAGTTCTTTTCGCTCCTGGGGGGTTCCGGCTGTGGCAAGTCCACCCTGCTGCGTCTGCTGGCGGGGCTGGACAGTCCCACCCGCGGCCGCATCTGGATCGACGGCGTGGATGTCACCGACATCCCGGCCTACCGGCGGCCGGTCAACATGATGTTCCAGTCCTACGCCCTTTTCCCCCACATGAACGTGGAGGCCAACATCGAATTTGGCCTCCGGCAAGAGAAGATGCCCCGGGCCGAGCGCGCCGAGCGGATCGGTGAAATGCTGGACCTGCTCCATATCGGCGACTTGCGCAAGCGCCGGCCGGACCAACTCTCCGGCGGACAGCGTCAGCGCGTGGCCCTGGCGCGTTCCCTGGCCAAGCACCCCAAGCTGCTCTTGCTCGACGAACCCCTGGGCGCCCTCGACAAGAAGCTGCGCGTTCACACCCAATTCGAGTTGGTCAAGTTGCAGGAGCGCATCGGTATCACCTTCGTGACCGTGACGCATGACCAGGAAGAGGCCATGACGATGTCCAGTCGCATCGCGGTCATGGACGCGGGTCAGATCGTGCAGATCGATACCCCGACCGGTATCTATGAATTCCCTAACTCGCGCCTGGTGGCAAGCTTCATCGGTTCGGTCAATCTCTTCGAGGGCAAGGTGACCGCCCGCGGTGGCGACGAGGTCCTGGTGGCGGGGGAGGGGGGTCTGCTCATGCGCGTGCATTGCCGCCAGCCCCTGGCCCTGGGGACGCCGGTGGCGGTTGCCGTGCGGCCGGAGAAGATGCGCCTGTGCGAGGACTGTCCCAGTCCCGGCGAGAATTGCGTCACCGGTCAGGTGCAGGATATCGCCTACCTGGGTGATGTCTCCATCTTCCACGTCCGCGTCTCGCCGGAACGCGTCGCCACCATGACCCTGGCCAATATCCATCCCCGTACCGAGCAGAAATTGACCTGGGGCCAGGAGGTGACCATGGCCTGGTCACCCGTCTGCGGCGTGGTCCTGACGGATTAG
- a CDS encoding ABC transporter permease subunit, producing the protein MRRRGYWQPGRWANIGLPYFWLLLFFFLPFVIVLQISLAEPLVAQPPYSALLEWLDDAVLQIRLNLGNYALVWMDDLYRAAFLNSVWVGLVCTFLCLLIGYPMAYAIATAPERWRVPLLMLIILPFWTSFLIRVYAWIGILKNNGLLNNFLISMGVIDEPLTILHTPLAVYIGIVYSYLPFMVLPLYATLSRLDLTLLEAAADLGCRPWRAFVRVTLPLSLSGILAGSLLVFIPAVGEFVIPDLLGGPDSLMVGRMLWTEFFSNKDWPLASALALVLLALLVVPFVALQRWQSRLEGES; encoded by the coding sequence ATGAGGCGCCGGGGCTACTGGCAACCGGGGCGCTGGGCCAACATCGGCCTGCCCTATTTCTGGCTGCTGCTCTTCTTCTTTCTACCCTTCGTCATCGTCCTCCAGATCAGCCTGGCGGAGCCCCTGGTGGCCCAGCCACCCTATTCGGCCCTGCTGGAATGGCTGGATGACGCCGTGCTCCAGATTCGCCTCAACCTGGGCAACTACGCCCTGGTGTGGATGGATGACCTCTACCGCGCCGCCTTCCTCAATTCCGTCTGGGTGGGTCTGGTCTGCACCTTCCTTTGCCTCCTCATCGGCTACCCCATGGCCTATGCCATCGCCACCGCCCCCGAGCGCTGGCGCGTGCCCCTGCTGATGCTCATCATCCTGCCCTTCTGGACCTCTTTCCTGATCCGCGTCTATGCCTGGATCGGCATTCTCAAGAACAATGGCCTGCTCAACAACTTTTTGATATCCATGGGGGTCATTGATGAGCCCCTGACCATCCTGCATACGCCGCTCGCCGTCTATATTGGCATCGTCTATTCCTATCTGCCCTTCATGGTCCTGCCCCTCTACGCGACCCTCAGCCGCCTCGACCTCACCCTGCTGGAGGCGGCGGCGGATCTGGGTTGCCGGCCCTGGCGAGCCTTCGTCCGCGTGACCCTGCCGCTGTCCCTGTCCGGCATCCTGGCCGGCAGCCTGCTGGTCTTTATCCCGGCGGTGGGCGAGTTTGTCATCCCGGACCTGCTCGGTGGACCCGATTCCCTCATGGTTGGGCGCATGCTCTGGACCGAATTCTTTTCCAACAAGGATTGGCCCCTGGCCTCGGCCCTGGCGCTGGTGCTGCTCGCCCTGCTGGTCGTGCCCTTCGTGGCCCTGCAACGCTGGCAGTCGCGCCTGGAGGGCGAGTCATGA
- a CDS encoding ABC transporter permease subunit — MKGHRWPIYSMLAFGYAFLYVPVLLLVIYSFNASRLVTVWGGFSTHWYGELLRNAQILDAAWLSVRIATVNATLAVILGTLAATALVRYGRFRGRGGFELLLTAPLVMPDVLIGLSLLLLFVAMQQVIGWPNGRGFTTIAIAHITFSMAYATVVIRARLAQMDRSLEEAAMDLGARPLVVYLRITLPLIAPALLSAWLLAFTLSLDDLVIASFVAGPASTTLPMVVYSSVRLGVSPQINALASLILLFVSLAVIIAGLAMARRRD, encoded by the coding sequence ATGAAGGGCCATCGCTGGCCTATTTACAGCATGCTGGCCTTCGGCTACGCCTTTCTCTACGTGCCTGTCTTGCTGCTGGTCATCTATTCCTTCAACGCCTCGCGCCTGGTGACCGTGTGGGGCGGCTTCTCGACCCACTGGTATGGCGAGTTGCTGCGTAACGCCCAGATCCTTGATGCCGCCTGGCTGAGCGTCCGCATCGCAACGGTGAACGCCACCCTGGCCGTGATCCTGGGCACCCTGGCGGCCACGGCCCTGGTCCGCTACGGGCGCTTTCGCGGGCGCGGTGGCTTCGAACTCCTGCTCACGGCGCCCCTGGTCATGCCGGACGTCCTGATCGGTCTGTCCCTCCTGCTCCTCTTCGTCGCCATGCAGCAGGTCATCGGCTGGCCCAACGGGCGTGGCTTCACCACCATCGCCATTGCCCACATCACCTTCAGCATGGCCTACGCCACCGTGGTGATACGGGCGCGCCTGGCACAGATGGACCGCTCCCTGGAGGAGGCCGCCATGGACCTGGGCGCCAGGCCCCTGGTGGTTTATCTGCGCATCACCCTGCCCCTGATCGCCCCGGCCCTGCTGTCCGCCTGGCTACTGGCCTTCACCCTGTCCCTGGACGATCTGGTCATCGCCAGCTTCGTCGCCGGACCCGCTTCCACTACCCTGCCTATGGTCGTCTATTCCAGCGTGCGCCTGGGCGTCTCGCCCCAGATCAATGCCCTGGCCTCCCTCATCCTGCTGTTTGTGTCCCTGGCGGTCATCATCGCGGGCCTGGCCATGGCGCGCCGGCGGGATTGA